GATAACATTGGACCGAACTTCATTACCCGTTGGGAACCGCAACCCGCGGCCTCCGAAAAAGGCGCGCAAACAGTTTCAACGCTAACGGATGGACCGGTCAAAGGGAAGATTACGTATCTCGATAATGAAAACCCGGATATGATCTACGTCAATATCGGTTCCGATAAGGGGATAGCGATCAACCAAGAATTTACTGTCTCTACCAAGGGCAAGCCGGTTCGAGATATAGATACGGGTGAAATTCTGACATACGTACCGAAACAAATTGGGACCTTGGCGGTCTCCGAGATCCTGACGGGTAAGGTCTCCATTTTTCGCGTCGTTGAAATAGCAGAGCCTCTGAAAATTGGTGATGTCGTTAGCGAGACGACTCCTGAACTCCCCGCTTCCGAAACGGATACCCCTGAAAAACAAGAGTAAATCTTGAAAGGAGTGTTATATGAAGTACCGCTCGACTATTAATAGCAAGGTTTATCTGAAATTGCTCCCCATTTTCTGCGTTTTGACAGTGTGTCTCGTCATGTTATTCGGATGCGCGGATCCGAGTGCGCCGAAGAAAAATGAAGAGGCAGGCGATACTACTGCTGAGAAGATTAAAATCGGTTTGTCCATGGATTCGTTGCGTGTAGAACGGTGGCAGAAGGATCGTGATATTTTCACGGCTGAAGCGGAAAAACTGGGTGCCGAAGTTATCGTCCAATCTGCCGATGGCGATGAACGGCGGCAAAATGAGCAAGCAGAGAACATGATCACGCAGGGCGTGGATGTCCTCGTTGTTATTCCGAAGGATAGCGTCGCTGCCGCTCAAATCGTTCAAGCTGCGCATGCAGAAGGGATCAAAGTGGTCGCTTATGACCGGTTGATTCGCGAGAGTTCACCCGACCTCTATATCTCCTTTGACAACGAGCAGGTTGGGTATCTGCAAGCCGAATATCTGCTGCGTCAAAAACCGAAAGGTAATTATTTCCTCCTCGGTGGTGCGCCAACGGATAATAACGCGCAACTTCTACGGAAAGGGCAGATGCGCGCTTTGCAAACCGCGATTGACGGTGGCGACATCCGATTGGTAGCAGAAGGCAAACATTGGGCAGTCAATTGGGATCCGCGTGATGCGCTGAAGAAGGCGGAACAGGTGTTGACACAGACGAACAATAGGGTCGATGCTGTGGTTGCGTCTAACGATGGCACGGCAGGTGGTGTTATTCAAGCACTCGCAGGACAGAATCTGGCGGGGCGTGTAATCGTTTCAGGACAGGATGCCGAGCTTGCGGCGTGTCAACGGATCGTTAAAGGCACACAAACGATGACGGTCTATAAACCGATTCACCTTATTGCAACAAAGGCGGCACAAGCGGCTGTCGCACTCGCAAAAGGTGAAACGCTCGCTGAAGCCACACAGACAGTGAATAACGGTAAAATTGACGTTCCATCCATTTTGCTTACACCCATCCAAGTTGACAAAGCGAATCTCGATGAAGTTGTCATTAAAGATGGATTTCACACGCGTGAAGCCGTGTATCAGGAATAGTTATCAGTACGATTTTTCTGCGAAAAATCTTGACCAGTAACCAGTAACCAGTAACCAGTTTAAAGAGGTTTTTTGTGGCAGTCGCAGGAAAAGTAAACACCACAAGGTCTTAACTGACAACTGACAACTGACAACTGATATAATATGCCTATTTTTTTATTCGGAGTGGATACTGAAGGCATCGGAATTGGTGACCGGCTGAGTTGGGTCTGGTATTCCGATGCGTATCAGAATATAATCGTTATTGCATGCCTTGTCGCTGCGGGGTGGCTTCTGCGATACGCCGCGCGGCAAGAGCATTGGCGGAATGCCGCGCGACAGATACGTGGCAACCGTCTTGCCATGGTTTGTCTGTTCATCCTCTTGGGGTATCTCCTCATCGGCGTATTGGATAGTATCCAGTGGCGCGACCCATTGATACGTCAGACGGATCAAGTGCTTACCCGAAACGAGAACGGTGCCGTCGTTTACAAACCGAGAAGTTTGAGCCTGCTTGATAGGCTTTGCACGCCGCTTCGCGAACGGACCGAGAAAACCTATTCCGCGCCTTTAGCGACCCGCCTATATGCTAAGACCAACGTTCAGACCGCTGATGGTCGAACAATTCGGGACTATCCACCGCTTGAACATCCGCGGACACATCTTTTGGGTACTGATAAGGTCGGCAGCGATGTCTTTTATCGTGCTTTAAAGGGGGTCCGTACCGGTCTCATTATCGGTGGGTTTACCACCCTGATTGCTGTGCCGTTTGCCATGCTTTTTGGTGTGATTGCGGGCTACTTCGGTGGTTGGGTAGATGATGCCGTTCAGTACATCTATGCTACGCTTGCTTCGATTCCGAGTATCCTACTCATTGTCGCTTTCATGCTCCTGTTTGGACAAGGTTTATTCAATCTCTGTCTTATTATGGGGATCAGCAGTTGGACGGGGTTGTGTCGTATCCTGCGCGGCGAAACTTTGAAACTCCGAGAATTGGAGTATATCCAAGCCGCTGAAGCCTTCGGTGTGCGGCGTGGACTCATTATTCTCAAGCATATCATTCCGAATCTCATGCATATCGTCCTGATTACTGCTATCCTACGATTTAGTGGATTGGTGTTGACGGAGGCGTTGCTGAGCTACCTCCAGATCGGTGTTGACCCGACGACTGGAAGTTGGGGGAACATGATTAACACGGCGCGTTTGGAACTTGCGCGCGATCCGATTGTGTGGTGGAATCTCACTGCAGCGTTTGCTTTTATGTTTGGGTTGGTGCTGCCTGCGAATCTGTTCGGTGATGCTGTCCGTGATGCTCTGGATCCAAGGTTGCGGACGGAGTAGGTAAACAGTGATTGTAGATACAGATATCCAACACACAGAAGTAAAAGTTGTGAATGTAGGCGGCCCCTTGGACAACTTTATCACACCTCGAAGCCAGCGTCAGGATTTCAGACATGTGGACTTGAATCATGGACCAAACACAATCGTCGCGAATGTCAATGAAGTGCAATTGAGAGATATTTTGGGGACACATGTTCGATTTTTGCGAGCATCAAATGTTCCTTTCGTTCCAGTTCCAACAGGAGCATTTGTCGAACCAAACGCCTTCATCAAGCAGGCCCAAAGCCTACAAGTAAAGCGAATTGTTATTACAACGGGACAATTTAGTGAGCTTGCAATAAGTAATGCTCTAAATAAAGCAGGTTTCTCAGTACAGCGAAGAGTCATTCACCAACGAACATTCATTACAGCAAGATGTTAATACCAAGGAGATCTAAATGTCGGTACCGCAAATCATACACCAAATAGACGAACTGATTAGGGATATGCACACACCTCGAGAAAAAAAGGTCGAAAATCTGAAAAACCTTGCAATGACATGCTGGCAGGAAGTTATACCAGAATACGAAAACCCAGAAATCTTTAACAAACTTGAAACGGATGAAGTCCAGAAGCGTTGGGCAAGTGTCCGTAATGAAGTCGAGAAATATGAGACAAAATCTCAAATTTTGTATGTTCTTGATTGGCCGGCTTCCAGCGGCGATTTCTATTGGGTAAAGTAAATAACGTTTGAATTGCACGAGATCCGTTACATATAGGACTTACACAAGTTGAAAAAATATCGGACATTTAGACACAAAAAGCGGTAATTTTCGCCCTTTAAACCCCCTAAATCCCCCTTACCAGGGGGACTTTAAGAGGAATGTGTAAGTCTTAACATAATGCTCCTCACCATCATCAAGTGAATCTAACCGGCAGGAGAGGCTTATGAAGACGGTATTTAAGTTTACGTTTTTTGTTTTGTTAGGTATCTCTGCTTTGGGTTTCGTGGCGACGGCTTTCTTGTATATTTTCAATCCAGATAAAGCGGAATTGGCGGAAGAACCAGAACAAGTAGCATCTGTATCCGATGCGGCAAATGAAGTATCGGCACCGATAGAAACATCGGATCAGGAAGGCGAACAACCCGCACCTACAGAAGCGATTACGGCACCAGAGTCGGAAGCCTCGTCCGAGCAGGCACCGGTGGATACCGAGGAAGACGCTGAAGCACTATCGCTGTTAGATGCGAAACAGGTTGATTGGGATTTAACACCTGCAGAACAGGAACTGGAGGTCGGTGATTGGATCTCGATTGAAGGGTATCAAGATGATCTTATAGGCGCGACTGTTGCGGAACACGCTGCGACGCGTGTTTTGAAATGGAACGAGCCAAGTGCGTTATACGGGACGAACGGGATGGTAGCCATCACCAGTCAATCGACACGGATCCCTGCGCCAAGCGACAGAATTGTAAGCATCGTCGGACTCGTTGA
This genomic window from Candidatus Poribacteria bacterium contains:
- the xylF gene encoding D-xylose ABC transporter substrate-binding protein, yielding MKYRSTINSKVYLKLLPIFCVLTVCLVMLFGCADPSAPKKNEEAGDTTAEKIKIGLSMDSLRVERWQKDRDIFTAEAEKLGAEVIVQSADGDERRQNEQAENMITQGVDVLVVIPKDSVAAAQIVQAAHAEGIKVVAYDRLIRESSPDLYISFDNEQVGYLQAEYLLRQKPKGNYFLLGGAPTDNNAQLLRKGQMRALQTAIDGGDIRLVAEGKHWAVNWDPRDALKKAEQVLTQTNNRVDAVVASNDGTAGGVIQALAGQNLAGRVIVSGQDAELAACQRIVKGTQTMTVYKPIHLIATKAAQAAVALAKGETLAEATQTVNNGKIDVPSILLTPIQVDKANLDEVVIKDGFHTREAVYQE
- a CDS encoding ABC transporter permease; translated protein: MPIFLFGVDTEGIGIGDRLSWVWYSDAYQNIIVIACLVAAGWLLRYAARQEHWRNAARQIRGNRLAMVCLFILLGYLLIGVLDSIQWRDPLIRQTDQVLTRNENGAVVYKPRSLSLLDRLCTPLRERTEKTYSAPLATRLYAKTNVQTADGRTIRDYPPLEHPRTHLLGTDKVGSDVFYRALKGVRTGLIIGGFTTLIAVPFAMLFGVIAGYFGGWVDDAVQYIYATLASIPSILLIVAFMLLFGQGLFNLCLIMGISSWTGLCRILRGETLKLRELEYIQAAEAFGVRRGLIILKHIIPNLMHIVLITAILRFSGLVLTEALLSYLQIGVDPTTGSWGNMINTARLELARDPIVWWNLTAAFAFMFGLVLPANLFGDAVRDALDPRLRTE